The proteins below are encoded in one region of Tamandua tetradactyla isolate mTamTet1 chromosome 9, mTamTet1.pri, whole genome shotgun sequence:
- the YPEL4 gene encoding protein yippee-like 4, translating to MPSCDPGPGPACLPTKTFRSYLPRCHRTYSCVHCRAHLAKHDELISKSFQGSHGRAYLFNSVVNVGCGPAEQRLLLTGLHSVADIFCESCKTTLGWKYEQAFETSQKYKEGKYIIEMSHMVKDNGWD from the exons ATGCCCAGCTGTGACCCTGGCCCAGGCCCTGCCTGCCTGCCCACCAAGACGTTCCGCAGCTACCTGCCCCGCTGCCACCGCACTTACAGCTGCGTCCACTGCCGCGCGCACCTGGCCAAGCATGATGAGCTTATTTCCAAG TCCTTCCAAGGGAGCCATGGCCGGGCCTACCTGTTTAACTCCGT GGTCAACGTGGGTTGTGGGCCAGCCGAACAGCGCCTCCTGCTCACGGGACTCCACTCGGTAGCTGACATTTTCTGCGAGAGCTGCAAAACCACACTGGGTTGGAAATAT GAACAAGCTTTTGAGACAAGCCAGAAGTACAAGGAAGGGAAGTACATCATTGAAATGTCACACATGGTGAAAGACAACGGCTGGGATTGA